The proteins below come from a single Deltaproteobacteria bacterium genomic window:
- a CDS encoding conjugal transfer protein TraT, whose translation GTTIKSSHHAVSNYQAYRTRIVVEATKTNINMQEAVPVIENKLSSEIAGIF comes from the coding sequence TAGGAACGACTATAAAATCATCTCATCATGCCGTTTCTAATTATCAAGCTTACCGTACCCGTATCGTGGTTGAGGCAACAAAAACGAACATAAACATGCAAGAGGCGGTTCCCGTTATAGAAAATAAACTGTCCAGCGAAATAGCAGGGATATTTTAA